The window GACAATGAGAGAAGGCAAACATACTGGTAGAAAAGAGAAAAGACGAACAAAAAAACCTTTCGGTACTAGAAATTTAGtgcgccaaggcaagaaaaatattcctatgaccgacaggaatgacgccttagatcatgcggggGAGTAAAGGATGGCACGCCGAGTCAGAATGACGCTCCGAgcgatttgagtaaatgggatccggaatcgtGATGAGTGAACTCCGTCTGGATAGCCAGCCGAACTTCATCCCGAGCTTGCTTCGACGATAACTCGTTTGTAGctcgcgttagctacatttagcgagcaaacacACTCCTTCAATCctttgttacataaaaacataatttactcccactagttcacattacaatgcaacatttgttgccagtactgatgtGAATTTTCCAACACCCGCGAGTCGAACGTCTTTTACAATTGCGACGAAGaaaggtaatgttttttttgttttgttttttacccttgcaaaacacgtcaTCAATAAAACGTATTCTCTTGTAATGGTAtttaaaacttacaggttatgcatccagcagacgttcgacCCCCATTCCAGTATGCAGTACAGACAAAAAATtgaccgtattttcacgaccataaggcgcacttaaaagtcttaaattttctccaaaatggacggggcggggcgccttataatgcggcgtgccttatgtgtgcacagagttccaaaatctgtaaatgttgttgtgtgactttgatgagcgctccgcttgactgactgggagcatttcctgccgacacgctgcttatatagaggaaaggcggacatgactgaggacagcaggcggacgttaaagggggaagggtgcgcatgacagaggacgctacaggcacgcccccagtaggtatatagcgccggtatgtgcattgtgcaaaacatcatCGGTTTGGCTACGGACCCCTGAAAattgcacctacgaagagatacccttacgaagcacagtttaaactgcaagctatcagttacgcggaggaacatgggaatctagcagtcgcgagagaattcaagagcaacgaatccatggttcgcaaggggaggaagcaggaaaaccaGCTTCACCatgtcaagaagacgaagcggagtttctgcggaaacaaggcgaggtagcccaagttggaagaccaattcgagcaatggattaatgagcaaagaacagccgggagaagcgtctctacagtcaccattcgactgagtgcagtAATAAcccggagcttgccatcattacGGGAGGCTtgactccaaccgctggacatcttTGTAAAccgggcgttcaaagtgaagttgcgagcggcgtgggagtgatggatgacagattggaacacagctttactaagactaggaggcagcgccgggagAGTtccgccacaatttgtgaatggattgtggatgcttgggctaacgtgtccgCTGGCACTGTTGTTCGCACTTTCGTAAAAGTTGGCATCGTTTCTggggagccgcacggcaacgagactgactcagacaatgacgagagggaacctgccgtgtttgatggagaacttgcccagctgttcatttcggatacagaagacgAGGACTTGTGGATGaggaatgataaaaaaataacgtgagtacattgttaaatacttcaataaagtacaaccaaactcagttttgctcccgctacatttaaaaaaaaaaaaacattgttttagcgtgcatgcatgctatcgTGTGTTTTGCCATGCCTGcgtccaataatacggtgcgccttatgtatgtatgtgttaaatgcagaaatagaccACGTAACAGAGACtacgccttttaatacggtgcgacttatggtcgtgaaaatacggtaattgaaagctttttttctccacgtcccacgacagcaatttcaataatgtattttttagtaatagttatgtttctaaactgcacaggttgtgcttcaaGAGAAGTAGggacaatgacaaccacacaagatcccattcaccgccaccaaagaataaaatccatgTGGATCAAACTTCGCTAGATTTTATAAGCAAGGTAATAAAACCTGGACTGTTGAGAAAAcagtagaggaggagaatttggagggAAAAAGTGCAAGTATGGGAGGCCCATTTGGTTCATGCATTTTTGCAtgatgtaaattctgtacagttatacttggaaatgattttttcagtcaaaagtactttttcagtgttgttttatgttcagatgtttgagattttcactaaagaaaaaacatattggtgtcaaagtcaatGTTCCGcttgatgtgtctgctttcacaaaaaggctgttttctcagtttttttcctccagaagCAGATTTGCCTGAAattagcctatatttgactgctgattactaaagaacggtgtAAGCTAGAGacaaacatatttttcttctgatgaaagaagagtctcatctttcttttggtggttttggtgtttacatagtcatagtacacaatattctgtagggcttgaaaaatgagtgaaattgctcgaaaaaTGCCTGGCTGTCTAGGgattccctgctcaggaaacggctggcagtgaatgagttaactatccctaactaaaatgcacacaacgactaactacaatatcgaaaaaaggcaaaatatttataaacaGAGCAGTCTGTGTACCCAACATTTTCGCATGTGTACCCAAGCAGCCGACTCTGACGAGGGATTGGCATACTTAAACTGGAAATACAGTCCCTACTTCGAGTTTCTCTAAAGTGGACAATACTAAGGTTTGTTGTACactatgtacacacacacacacacacacgcacgcacgcacacacacgccttcatttttgtactgtggataagtgatattcctgccacttgacagctgctgaaagtaactaaaaagttacttttttctaaggtcgttacttttgaaatcaagtaatcagtaaagtaactaagttactttttcaaggtaactgtggcaacactgcttGAAAGAGGCCACTAGAGTACCCTCTAACGCTAGGCACCGACTGGAAATCTGCCATATGCTTGTCAtttgtgattaaaaatgttttagtgcGTTTATATTAAAATGCGTTTACATTACAGTGATTGACTCGACGTATATTTGAGAGTTAGGCGACATTCAGCAAGGTTCTCATGAGTAAGTACTATTTATAATGTAATATTAGAACGTTAACTTCTGCTTATACTTGTATGAGTTAATGTTACATAAAACTGTTAACACAAGGCTTTATTGATGAAAACAGTTTGGCCTCTGGCACAAATTATTCAAAATACTTTGGAAATAATTAGGGCCGAAGTGATTTATCGGTTTAGCCCTTTTCAGAACATTGGCTGGATTTGTCCCGCTTAAACACTTATAGAAACTTCATTTCTCATAAAACAGTAAATACTATTAAGTGTTAAGAGTCGTGCAGAATGATGTTCTTGCATGGTTTGTCCAATACATGGAGCGCTGCCTCCATTCAATCAAGGAGTGAGCTACAGGCAATTACAGGAATGGGCTGAGCGGGGTTTTCCAAAAGGTTAAGTTTATCAACGTTGTGAAATAAATAATGACTCAACAGGTCTCTCATTTCAGTCCTACTCTATGCCACGTGCTTCAGTGCATCGGGTCATGCTTTCCATTTGTTGCATTGCTAATGTTGTACCCTAGCGGAAGTTACTGCTTGTCCATTTCTTAGCAATTCCATCAATGTAGTTATGCCAACCTTCCATAGCATTAGCTAACAACTTAAAAGCCAGTCAGTTAACTGCAGAAATAAAGCAAGTGTCCGAAATATTTAAGGAGGACAGAGAATGACCATTCATCACTGCAGCTGCGTTTAAGGAGGAGTCATATAAATGCAGAGGGGATGGGGTTATTAATTATTAACATTAATGCCTGTCTTCTACAACTGTCATGATGTCATGTCGCTCTTAGTTTAtgccttttttgctttttaacatATCACACTTAAATCAAAATTTTTAAAACGTTAAGGCCAATGTTCACGACAACCATACTGGACAAAAAAGGCAAGCGTCCCAATgagaaaaccactgctgacaaaaacacaaagtctTGTGTAATTTTTGCCAAGTGATCAACACTTTTGGAGAAATATTCTGTGGACTGATGAGGCAAAAGTTGGAACTTTTTGGAACCATTACATCTTGCATGAAAATAATGgcatttgatttaaaacaaaaaacaaaaaccattaTGCCAACAGTTCAACATGGTGGTTTGCAGCGTAATGGTGGACCTGGGTGTGATTAATGGCTCCATTAATGAAAATGGTTGTCTACCCCAAAATCCTGCAGGTGATTGTCCGACAATTAGCTCGAGCCCTCAAGCGCAAGTGCTTTTGGGCTATGCCGAAGGACAACAAGAAACATTGCCTGTGTACTATGCCTCAttcaaaagagctctcagaagaccCATGATTATGAACGGCtgtctggaaaaggttacaaaaatatttctaaaattcTTGATGTTCATCACTCCATGGTTAGACAAATTGTCTGTAAATGGAGAAAGATTAGCACTGTTGCTTTTCTTCCAAGGAGTGGCAACCTTTACCATACGTAGAACAAATCGAGAATGGGGATCATGGGAGAACGAGGAGGAAGCTGTTgcagtctaaaaaaaacattgctgcacGTTTAAAGTTTGCCAAAGAGGACTGACGTTCCACAGCACTACAGGCAAAATATTTTGTCGACACATAAAACCAAAGCTGAATTGTTTAGGAGGAACACACAACaccatgtgtggaggaaaattagcagaacacaacaacaactaaaccttatcccaactgtgaagcatggtggagggagcATCATGGAATGGTTGTCCTTTGCTACCTCAAGGCCTGGACCGTTTGCCATCATCAATTGAAAAATTGACCTCAcaagtttatcaagatattttgtAGAAGAACTTGACcccatctgtccaacagttgaagctcaaatAAGGATGAGTGTTGCAACAgaacaatgatccaaaacacagaagcaaatcaacaacaaaatgtctTCAGAAGAGTGTTCTGGGGTGGCCCTGTCCAACTCCTAACCTCAAaccgattgagatgctgtggcatggcCACAAGAAAGTTAATAACGTCAGACATCCAAGGAATtctgctgaactgcaacagttttgtaaagaagaaatggtccaaaattcaccCTGATCATTGTGCACATTTGAACTGAAACTACAAGCAACGCTTCGTTGCAGTTATTGCAGCCAAAGGAGgctcaaaccaaaaaaaaatgataataataatcacttttcctccctgtcctctgaatgtttacattatgcgctgtaaaaatatgaaaaaaataagtgtgTGCTATTAGTTGAAGCCATgatcttgtgatttagatgagactacattttatgaccaatttctgcagaaatgtaaaGTGCCACCAGACCgaccaaaaaatgtaaatttgacacatcacagaaaagtcTTTTTAACAAgctggacaatgaatgaatggataaaaaaaagttgcaaagtatgtgaaatcaggcttcaaaatggtcaagaatggtgacattctttcagcttccagacTAGCTAAATTCTCTCAAAATCCCACCTCCCTGGCAcattcagctgtcaatcaaagacaCGCCTTCTTTCACGTCTCCAACGATTTTCACAGTCACAGACCTAAAAACTGAAAGTCAGAAGGAAATTTTAAGAGTTTTGCTGGAGTCACAGCACGCTTCCGTCATTTTGATCCTTTAGTACAAGATAGTAATTTTAGCTGATCAGTCTTTTTCTAATCTTGGTCTCGAGACAATATAAAACGTGTTTGATATCACAAGTCTTTCAGTCTTTGCGGTGACGTGACACAGCCAACAACCAATAAATGAGCTCTAACAAAACCGGAAACAGCAAACCTAGCAAAGAAAGGGTTTGGGGTTAAGTCTGAGACTAGGAGAGCAGCAGCCTGAGCTGGCATAATAACCCATAAACCGCATCGGCAGGtcaattttccctcctttgaaatTCAGCGTGACAATGCGCTTCAGTTGCCACTTAAGGGTGCGCCATAAGCAGCCACAACAGAGCGACGTGTACCAGACCCCCTGGATGAActttttccctcctcctcctcctcacccctCGATGTGCGGCCGGCAACTGTGAGCCTAATGGCCCTAACGCTGTTGTGCTGGACCTCCGGGAGCTTCTCTAACTGCTGTTTGGCTGGGAATGGGCCGCAGGTCCTGTCTGGTTTGCTGCTGCCTCGCAGCGCACACGGTGACAGACTGTTAAGACACCGTAGCTcaaataactcaaaacacattacacttcagggaagatttTTTTCGAGTTGTGGATATAGTTTGATGGCCAATTGGACGTTATACTGGTAGTAATGGGTTCAGGTTCCCCTATTGAAGGTGCATCCACCCTGTAGTTCTTGAGAAATAACACTCCTCACAAAGTTAAAAAGTTCCTGTTACCAGccaatgttgacattttcaaattttatctTTAAAATGACATTATGGGTTCATATAGTATGTCCAAATTTTAATAGCTTGGCTTCATTATCTtggttttgaaaaataaaaaaataaaaaccatgccttgaaaaaaaaaaaaaaagaaaaaaaaagaaaattggacaAGTATTCTGTCAATTTATGCTCTTAAGGGCCTTTAAATTACTATCTTCATTAGAAATATGttcaaaatgtgttcaaaattCAGCATGGCCAATTACATTAGTGTGTGAATACTTGtcgagatatgttgagaaataatgaatttatatggtttcactctaatttgaaggcatttttgaccagattttcaaTGGGTGATATCACACAAAATCGTTCCCCAAAAAGCTAAATTTCTCCGGAATCCATCATCCGactttcaatatttttgttgtactgtattcaGGTTAAAGTGGCCATTTCAACCACACTttgcattttgacagattttcatttttgggaacTCGTCACGTTGCTAAAAACAGTATTCCTATTTCCATAAATAAAATTACTGGTACATTTActtagattattttttattcaagcaacattgaaaacaaatgcaaaacgtaaaaaaatgcaaaacgccaACTGTGCTGTTTCCATTAAGTGTATGCAAACTATTGGCAAAAACAGAAAGTGATAAATATTTGAGTTGGGCTAAGTGGAGAGTCAAAGTTGCTCCccttttttgtacaaaatcattGTCAATTGCTGGCTTCCCCAGGTAGGCAATTATTTCCAgaacattttggttgaactTCAACTTGCACCACTTTTGGGGTGTTTTACTTACAAGGGTCCACCTTAGTGTGTTTTAACATCAGCCCTCTACATAAGTAGGTGCTAAAAGCAAGCAAgcagtgttttttgtgtgtgtgtttgtatcagCATTAATTTGTGGAAAAAGATGAAGACAAATTAAATTGAGAACATTTTACCTTCTCCCTGCATATCCGAGGTCCATAGTGTCAGGTTGTCGCGTAACAACTGCATGATAAGTGTGGAGTCCTTGTAGCTATCTTCACTCAGCGTGTCCAGTTCTGCAATCGCGTCATCAAACGCAGCCTTTGCCAACCTGAGGAGAAATGCAGTACCTTTGTTGGCTCAAGTTATGATGTTTGCCCAAACATATAAAGCAAATTCTCAATGTAGTCAACACTGACCTAGTTGCTAATAtagataaatgaaaatattaattttagTTGATTAACCAACAAGGCAAGACTAAAACATTGAGCAGCCGCAACAAGAACCTGCAAGCACGATCAGGTGAGTTGAGGATCTCATAGTAGAAGACTGAGAAGTTGAGAGCGAGACCAAGGCGAATCGGGTGTGTGGGTGGCAGCTCTTGTGTGGCAAGATCAGTAGCAGTTTTGTAGGCCACCAGGCTCTGCTCTGCTGCTTCCTTTCTGCCGTTGCCTGTAGCAAACTCTGCCAGGTATCTGTGGTAGTCACCCTTCctgaaattgtacaaaaagaaatgTGGCTGTCATGCTCACAATCATTCCTTTGACTGCTGTAGACTGTGCTGTATAATTTGATTCACAAAAAATGGACtgataaaacaacatttcattCTTTTGAACAgttagacacaaacacacacacacacacacacacacacacacacacacttacatttTGTTGTAGAAGACTTTAGACTCTCCAGCAACAGCAGAGGGGAGTAGGTGCCTTTCCAATGCCTCCAGAATGTCACCACAGATCGACTTAAGCTCATCCTCAACCTGCCAAAAatcagacagaaaaaaattacaaacatttatcGTTTTGTTTAGATGCTAGTCTTTTGGTGACTCAGCGAGCTAAAAAGATATCAGCAGGTTATAGagcattttcttttcagtcTCAAGTACTTTGGAATGCCATACCTGCGGATATTAGAGCTGCTACCTCAAAAGAAACGTTTAAATCGCAACTTTAAGTCCCACAAAATGTATATCCATGtcttgtttctaaatacatgtttgaagagaagagctgaaaacgtgcaaaaatgagattaggggtgtcccgatcccaTCTTTGAGATTGGAAATCGGTCAGATGTCAGACTACCAGATCGGACTGAATTTAAAATCtctgattttaccactcttatacaagcagtccattccacgTGCCGAtccagcacttttatccagcagcgcccggacggcatgcagagcccacgtgatcacaacaacaggttgctaaactgctaacatagtagcaaggagtaagagtgaatgttgcttgcttaaaagtcatttattgacactccagtttaagttcactgtaaaactacaTAAATGagttacacctattgaatgttcaaatacatcacagacgaTAACGTTTTtcgtttttattttcaaaactcGCGAGCTcacagctaacacacaatgaatgaaaaacaccattgaaaaCCTAAAGAAAATTAACATCAAACTTGAGGTACTTGTACCTctcaaaataatgtattttggtacacaaacactgtataacaacatacaaacaggcaatataacaatactctctggcatattttcttcaaactgtgaaaaacgagttataatAATTAGGCTTTAggtataggtatatatatatatatatatatatatatatatatacacacacatatatatatacatatatatatatacacacacatatatatacatatatatatatacatatatatatatacatatacatatacacatatatatacatatacatatatatacatacatatacatatatatatatacacatacatatatacatatacatatatacatacatacatatatatatatatacatatacatatatatatacatatatatatacatatatatatacatatatacatacatacatatac of the Phyllopteryx taeniolatus isolate TA_2022b chromosome 8, UOR_Ptae_1.2, whole genome shotgun sequence genome contains:
- the ywhae1 gene encoding tyrosine 3-monooxygenase/tryptophan 5-monooxygenase activation protein, epsilon polypeptide 1 encodes the protein MAEREECVYQAKLAEQAERYDEMVLFMKNVAGMDVELTVEERNLLSVAYKNVIGARRASWRIISSIEQRDESKGEEEKLKMVREYRKTVEDELKSICGDILEALERHLLPSAVAGESKVFYNKMKGDYHRYLAEFATGNGRKEAAEQSLVAYKTATDLATQELPPTHPIRLGLALNFSVFYYEILNSPDRACRLAKAAFDDAIAELDTLSEDSYKDSTLIMQLLRDNLTLWTSDMQGEGEEQTTEALQDVEDDAQT